One genomic window of Conger conger chromosome 9, fConCon1.1, whole genome shotgun sequence includes the following:
- the tmem64 gene encoding transmembrane protein 64 — MWNPGSTTLQFFVKVLKHTAGRGHIQLSRWLQRSSQESMDCDKIDILICNAFDERGAGGKLDVDLESDINNETGISFLGDGRHPCCITTCCFKSALLVCILTAVCFSSVALVRQYLKDLLIWVESLDSLVGALLFIVGLILVSFPCGWGYIVLNVAAGYLYGFVLGMGLVMVGVLIGTFVAHVVCKRALTDWVLTKIGNSEQLSAVIRVVEGGSGLKIVALARLTPIPFGLQNAVFSITDVSLPNYLVASTVGLLPTQLLNSYLGTTLRTMEDVIAEQSVSGYFVFSLQIIISIGLMFYVVHRAQVELNAAIAACQMELKSSYMNGSTTSHGNSTYCSKRTAAQVNVV, encoded by the exons ATGTGGAACCCGGGATCTACAACGCTGCAATTCTTTGTCAAAGTCTTGAAACATACGGCTGGAAGAGGACACATTCAGCTGAGTCGCTGGCTACAGAGATCTTCCCAGGAATCCATGGACTGTGATAAAATCGACATACTAATTTGCAACGCATTTGATGAACGGGGCGCAGGTGGAAAGTTGGATGTGGACCTGGAGAGTGACATCAACAATGAAACGGGAATTTCTTTCCTCGGGGACGGACGACATCCCTGCTGTATCACCACCTGTTGTTTCAAAAGTGCTCTACTGGTGTGCATTCTGACAGCCGTCTGCTTCTCCTCGGTGGCCCTTGTCCGCCAGTACCTCAAGGACCTACTTATTTGGGTAGAGAGTTTGGACAGCCTGGTTGGGGCCCTTCTCTTCATCGTTGGGTTGATTTTAGTATCCTTTCCTTGCGGGTGGGGATATATAGTACTCAACGTGGCTGCTGGATACTTGTACGGGTTCGTATTAGGCATGGGGCTGGTGATGGTCGGGGTATTGATTGGGACTTTCGTCGCTCATGTGGTCTGCAAGCGGGCATTGACGGACTGGGTTTTAACCAAGATTGGAAACAGTGAACAGCTGAGTGCTGTCATAAGGGTTGTAGAGGGAGGAAGTGGACTTAAAATTGTGGCCTTAGCAAGACTCACACCAATACCCTTTGGACTCCAAAATGCAGTGTTTTCG ATCACAGATGTGTCCTTGCCAAATTACCTTGTGGCTTCGACGGTGGGCCTGTTGCCTACACAGCTCCTGAACTCGTACCTGGGGACGACGCTTCGAACGATGGAGGACGTCATCGCCGAGCAGAGCGTCAGCGGTTACTTTGTGTTCAGCCTGCAG ATCATCATCAGCATAGGCCTGATGTTTTATGTCGTCCACCGAGCACAAGTGGAGCTGAACGCGGCGATCGCAGCCTGCCAGATGGAGCTCAAGTCCTCGTACATGAACGGAAGCACCACGAGCCACGGGAACTCCACCTACTGCAGCAAGCGGACGGCAGCGCAGGTCAACGTGGTCTGA